From Lujinxingia vulgaris, a single genomic window includes:
- a CDS encoding aminotransferase class III-fold pyridoxal phosphate-dependent enzyme — protein MESQDMIDLCKKHTMYTWTAGENVEPIPVERAEGVYFYTPEGKRFLDFNSQLMSVNIGHSHPRVIEAMHQQLQQVAYVYPGTATAVRARVAKMLSELVPGDINTFFFTLSGAESNENAIKAARSYTGRFKILSRYRSYHGATNATMQLTGDPRRWANEPGSPGFIKVMDPRPYHYSFGESEEEQTARNLEYLEEVIMYEGPDTIAAMFVETITGTNGIQPPPKGYLKGLKALLEKYGILMVCDEVMCGFGRTGKMFGFEHYDVVPDIVTMAKGLTSSYAPLGAMGVSDAIAEHFKKNTFWGGLTYNSHCLALSAAEASIQVMLDEKLVENAARLESVMREEMDRLKERHPSFKEGRALGLFGMIDVQKNSVGERIAPFNGSHPAMTKLGQFFRDNGLFTFVRWGSFMCNPPLCITEEQLREGFAIIDRGMEITDAAFEG, from the coding sequence ATGGAATCTCAGGACATGATCGACCTCTGTAAGAAGCACACCATGTACACCTGGACGGCCGGTGAGAACGTCGAGCCGATCCCGGTGGAGCGCGCCGAGGGCGTGTACTTCTACACGCCCGAAGGAAAGCGTTTTCTCGACTTCAACAGTCAGCTGATGAGCGTGAACATCGGCCACAGTCACCCGCGGGTGATCGAGGCGATGCATCAGCAGCTTCAGCAGGTGGCCTACGTCTACCCGGGCACCGCCACCGCAGTGCGCGCGCGCGTCGCGAAGATGCTCTCGGAGCTCGTACCGGGCGACATCAACACCTTTTTCTTCACGCTGAGTGGGGCGGAGTCCAACGAGAACGCGATTAAGGCGGCACGCAGCTACACCGGCCGCTTTAAGATCCTTAGCCGTTACCGCAGCTACCACGGTGCGACCAACGCCACGATGCAGCTCACCGGCGATCCGCGACGCTGGGCCAACGAGCCCGGGAGCCCCGGGTTTATCAAGGTGATGGATCCTCGCCCTTACCACTACAGCTTCGGTGAGAGCGAAGAAGAGCAAACCGCGCGCAACCTCGAGTACCTCGAAGAAGTCATTATGTACGAGGGGCCCGACACGATCGCGGCAATGTTTGTGGAGACCATCACCGGGACCAACGGGATTCAGCCGCCGCCCAAAGGGTATCTCAAAGGTCTCAAAGCGCTTTTGGAGAAGTACGGCATCCTGATGGTGTGCGATGAGGTGATGTGCGGGTTCGGGCGCACCGGCAAGATGTTTGGCTTTGAGCATTACGACGTGGTGCCCGACATCGTCACGATGGCCAAAGGCCTGACCAGCTCTTACGCCCCGCTGGGCGCGATGGGCGTGAGTGATGCCATCGCCGAGCATTTTAAGAAAAACACCTTCTGGGGCGGTCTGACTTACAACTCGCACTGCCTTGCGCTCTCGGCGGCGGAGGCCTCGATTCAGGTGATGCTCGACGAGAAACTGGTCGAGAACGCCGCTCGCCTGGAGTCGGTGATGCGCGAGGAGATGGACCGCCTTAAGGAGCGTCACCCCTCCTTTAAAGAGGGCCGCGCGTTGGGGCTGTTCGGCATGATCGACGTGCAGAAGAACAGCGTTGGCGAGCGCATCGCGCCTTTTAACGGGAGCCATCCGGCGATGACGAAGCTCGGGCAGTTCTTCCGTGACAACGGGCTCTTTACCTTCGTGCGTTGGGGGAGCTTTATGTGCAACCCGCCGCTGTGCATCACCGAAGAGCAGCTTCGCGAAGGTTTTGCGATCATCGATCGCGGCATGGAGATCACCGACGCGGCGTTTGAGGGCTGA
- the hydA gene encoding dihydropyrimidinase, protein MSQLVIRNGEIVTASQRYVADIYCEDGTIKAIGPNLDVPAGVEEYDARGKYVFPGFIDPHTHVRLPFMGTMAVDDYESATVAALCGGTTTLIDFCIPERDESPLHAFNTWQEVSQGKACSDFTWHMAVTRFDEEVERELREIVSRGVTSFKVFLAYGGALGVDDAALLGVMKLAKELGVVVTAHCENSEMIDTLQKKLVAEGKIGPEWHEPSRPTYVEAEGTRHFCNLARTTGAEGYIVHLSCEEALKEAVDAQLAGANVWVETLIQHLVLDHTDAERPNFEGAKFVMSPPLRDKSNQDPLWNGFAKGIIATLGSDHAPFDMEQKRMGEDNFCLIPNGIPSLEDRVRVFFTEGVQTGRVDIHRFVDAASTQAAKIFGLFPKKGTIQIGSDADLVVYDPEVKEKLSVETHHMNVDYNPFEGREVQGRCELVTVRGNVQVRDGEFVGQKGIGEFLKRKPKMS, encoded by the coding sequence ATGTCGCAGCTTGTCATTCGTAACGGAGAGATCGTCACCGCCAGCCAGCGCTACGTGGCGGATATCTACTGTGAAGACGGCACCATCAAAGCCATCGGCCCCAACCTGGATGTTCCGGCCGGTGTTGAGGAGTACGATGCCCGGGGCAAGTATGTGTTCCCGGGCTTTATTGATCCGCACACCCACGTGCGCCTTCCCTTTATGGGCACGATGGCCGTCGACGATTATGAGTCGGCCACCGTCGCCGCGCTCTGCGGGGGCACGACCACGCTGATCGACTTCTGCATCCCGGAGCGCGATGAGTCGCCGCTTCACGCCTTCAACACCTGGCAGGAGGTCTCGCAGGGCAAAGCCTGCTCGGACTTCACATGGCATATGGCGGTGACGCGTTTTGACGAAGAGGTGGAGCGCGAGCTGCGCGAGATCGTCAGCCGTGGTGTGACCAGCTTCAAGGTCTTTCTGGCCTACGGCGGTGCGCTGGGTGTGGATGATGCAGCGTTGCTGGGGGTGATGAAGCTCGCAAAAGAGTTGGGCGTGGTGGTCACCGCGCACTGCGAAAACTCCGAGATGATCGACACCCTGCAGAAGAAGCTCGTCGCCGAGGGCAAGATCGGCCCCGAGTGGCATGAGCCCAGCCGCCCCACCTATGTGGAGGCCGAGGGCACACGGCACTTCTGCAACCTTGCGCGCACCACCGGGGCGGAGGGCTACATCGTGCACCTCTCGTGTGAGGAGGCGCTCAAGGAGGCCGTCGACGCGCAACTGGCCGGCGCCAACGTGTGGGTGGAGACCCTCATTCAGCATCTGGTGCTCGACCACACCGATGCGGAGCGCCCCAACTTCGAAGGGGCCAAATTCGTGATGAGCCCGCCCCTGCGCGACAAGAGCAACCAGGACCCGCTCTGGAACGGGTTTGCAAAAGGCATCATCGCCACACTTGGCAGCGACCACGCGCCCTTCGACATGGAGCAGAAGCGCATGGGGGAGGATAACTTCTGCCTGATCCCCAACGGCATCCCCTCGCTCGAAGATCGCGTGCGCGTCTTCTTCACCGAAGGCGTGCAAACTGGCCGCGTGGACATTCACCGCTTTGTGGATGCTGCCAGCACCCAGGCGGCCAAAATCTTCGGGCTCTTTCCGAAGAAGGGCACCATTCAGATCGGCAGTGACGCCGACCTGGTGGTCTATGACCCCGAGGTCAAAGAGAAGCTCAGCGTGGAGACCCACCACATGAACGTGGACTACAACCCCTTTGAGGGGCGCGAGGTTCAGGGGCGCTGCGAGCTTGTGACGGTGCGCGGCAACGTCCAGGTGCGCGACGGGGAATTCGTGGGCCAGAAGGGCATCGGGGAGTTTCTTAAGCGTAAGCCGAAGATGAGCTGA
- the preA gene encoding NAD-dependent dihydropyrimidine dehydrogenase subunit PreA → MADLSCNIAGIKSPNPFWLASAPPTNTGYQVANAFEAGWGGAVWKTLGQPIVNTWSRYGAMDLNGQKIVGLNNIELITDRPLEVNLKEIYEVKKRFPNNAIIVSLMVESKREAWHEIVKKAEDAGADGLELNFGCPHGMSERGMGAAVGQVPEYCQQITEWVKEVATVPVLVKLTPNVTDIRYPARAAKAAGADGVSLINTINSVIGLDIDTLAPRPTVNGWSSHGGYCGPAVKPIALNMLSQIATDPETLGLPISGIGGVSNWKDAVEFIALGATSVQVCTAVMHYGFRIIEDLCDGLSNYLDERSMTLDELRGISLERIHDWKELDLNYVVNARIDQDKCIGCGLCYTACEDGAHQAIFSERRDDGRTFVEVKPDACVGCNLCSLVCPVDGCIEMVQIPNDFEPCSWEEYSSGEGVLAPRPTYER, encoded by the coding sequence ATGGCCGATCTGAGCTGCAATATCGCGGGCATTAAGTCGCCCAACCCTTTCTGGTTGGCCTCGGCGCCGCCGACGAACACCGGTTACCAGGTGGCCAACGCCTTTGAAGCCGGATGGGGTGGGGCGGTCTGGAAGACCCTGGGTCAACCCATCGTCAACACCTGGTCGCGCTACGGGGCGATGGACCTCAACGGCCAGAAGATCGTGGGGCTCAATAATATTGAGCTCATCACCGACCGCCCGCTGGAGGTGAACCTCAAGGAGATCTACGAGGTTAAGAAGCGTTTTCCGAACAACGCTATCATCGTCAGCCTGATGGTGGAGTCGAAGCGCGAGGCCTGGCACGAGATCGTCAAAAAGGCCGAGGATGCCGGGGCGGACGGGCTGGAGCTGAACTTCGGCTGCCCGCACGGAATGTCCGAGCGCGGCATGGGCGCGGCGGTGGGGCAGGTGCCCGAGTACTGCCAGCAGATCACTGAGTGGGTCAAAGAGGTGGCCACAGTGCCGGTGCTGGTGAAGTTGACGCCCAACGTCACCGACATCCGCTATCCGGCGCGCGCGGCGAAGGCCGCCGGCGCTGACGGGGTCAGCCTCATTAACACCATCAACAGCGTTATCGGGCTCGATATCGACACGCTCGCTCCGCGCCCCACGGTCAACGGGTGGTCGTCGCACGGCGGGTACTGCGGGCCGGCGGTCAAGCCGATCGCGCTCAACATGCTCTCGCAAATCGCTACCGACCCGGAGACCCTGGGGCTGCCCATCAGCGGTATTGGTGGCGTGAGCAACTGGAAGGATGCGGTGGAGTTCATCGCGCTGGGCGCGACGTCGGTGCAGGTCTGCACCGCAGTGATGCACTACGGCTTCCGCATCATTGAAGACCTGTGTGACGGCCTCTCCAACTACCTCGATGAGCGTTCGATGACGCTCGATGAGCTCCGCGGCATCAGCCTGGAGCGCATCCACGATTGGAAAGAGCTCGATTTGAACTACGTGGTCAACGCGCGCATCGATCAGGATAAGTGCATCGGCTGCGGGCTTTGCTACACGGCGTGCGAAGACGGCGCGCACCAGGCGATCTTCTCGGAGCGCCGCGATGACGGCCGCACCTTTGTTGAGGTTAAGCCCGATGCTTGTGTCGGTTGCAACCTCTGCAGCCTGGTCTGCCCGGTCGATGGCTGCATCGAGATGGTCCAGATTCCCAACGATTTTGAGCCCTGCAGCTGGGAGGAGTACTCCAGTGGCGAAGGCGTCCTGGCCCCACGACCGACCTACGAGCGTTAA
- a CDS encoding NCS1 family nucleobase:cation symporter-1, whose translation MFAPDPTLINEDIAPTPPEGRTWSVLNMAALWIGMVVCVPTYMLAGGLVQNGMNWWQAVLTVSLGNLIVLIPMLLNGHPGTKYGIPFPVLSRASFGIYGANIAAVMRGLVACGWFGIQTWIGGAAVYQLLDVVFGWGGGEALPVLGINALQFACFMAFWLLQVIVIWRGIESIRVLETWAAPFLVVMGLMLLGWAYVKAEGFGPMLSAPSQFGPGQPKEGQFWSVFFPSLTAMVGFWATLSLNIPDFTRYAKSQRDQMLGQAIGLPTFMTLFSFIGVAVTSATVVIYGEAIFDPTVLLGRMGGGLSIVVALIALTLATLSTNIAANVVSPANAVINLRPQRFSFRMGGMVTAGLGMAIFPWKLLESAGNYVFVWLVGYSALLGAIGGVIIIDYFVVRKTELDLNGLYQPRGPYWYRGGYNPAAMVALAAGILPCVPGFLGTAGIVEASAVPAIFMTLYTYAWFVSFGLASTVYLALMRRTSRQSLPG comes from the coding sequence ATGTTCGCACCTGATCCCACACTCATCAATGAGGACATCGCGCCGACGCCTCCCGAGGGTCGCACCTGGTCGGTGCTCAACATGGCCGCGTTGTGGATCGGCATGGTCGTCTGCGTGCCCACTTACATGCTGGCTGGCGGTCTGGTGCAAAACGGGATGAACTGGTGGCAGGCCGTGCTCACCGTGTCGTTGGGAAACCTGATTGTGCTCATCCCGATGCTGCTCAACGGCCACCCGGGCACCAAATACGGCATCCCCTTTCCGGTGCTCTCCCGCGCGAGTTTTGGCATCTACGGCGCCAACATCGCCGCGGTGATGCGCGGGCTTGTGGCCTGCGGATGGTTCGGCATTCAGACCTGGATCGGCGGCGCGGCGGTCTACCAGCTCCTCGATGTGGTCTTCGGCTGGGGCGGTGGCGAGGCGCTGCCGGTGCTGGGGATCAACGCCCTGCAGTTTGCGTGTTTCATGGCCTTCTGGCTCTTGCAGGTCATCGTGATCTGGCGCGGCATCGAGTCGATTCGCGTGCTGGAGACCTGGGCCGCCCCCTTTCTGGTGGTCATGGGCCTGATGCTGCTCGGCTGGGCCTATGTCAAAGCCGAGGGATTCGGACCGATGCTCTCCGCCCCCTCGCAGTTCGGCCCGGGCCAACCGAAAGAGGGGCAGTTCTGGTCGGTCTTCTTTCCCTCGCTGACGGCCATGGTGGGCTTCTGGGCCACGCTCTCGCTGAACATCCCGGACTTCACCCGCTACGCGAAGTCACAGCGCGACCAGATGCTCGGTCAGGCCATCGGGCTTCCCACCTTCATGACACTTTTTTCGTTTATCGGCGTGGCGGTCACGTCGGCCACAGTCGTGATCTACGGTGAGGCGATCTTCGATCCGACCGTGCTCCTGGGCCGCATGGGAGGCGGACTTTCGATTGTGGTGGCGCTGATTGCCCTGACGCTCGCGACCCTCTCCACCAACATCGCCGCCAACGTGGTCAGCCCGGCCAACGCAGTGATCAACCTTCGCCCGCAGCGCTTCTCTTTTCGCATGGGCGGCATGGTCACCGCCGGGTTGGGCATGGCGATCTTTCCCTGGAAGCTGTTGGAGAGCGCCGGAAACTATGTCTTCGTCTGGCTGGTGGGCTACTCGGCGCTTCTTGGCGCAATAGGCGGGGTGATCATCATCGACTACTTCGTGGTGCGCAAAACCGAGCTCGACCTCAACGGCCTCTACCAGCCGCGGGGTCCCTACTGGTACCGCGGTGGATACAACCCGGCGGCGATGGTTGCCCTGGCCGCGGGCATCCTGCCCTGCGTACCGGGCTTTCTGGGCACGGCGGGCATCGTGGAGGCCAGCGCTGTACCCGCGATCTTCATGACTCTCTACACCTACGCCTGGTTTGTGAGCTTTGGTCTGGCCAGCACGGTCTATCTGGCGCTGATGCGGCGGACATCTCGCCAGTCCCTCCCTGGCTGA
- a CDS encoding oxidoreductase, producing MTSQTSPSPLPNPEISDAARERIFSPLHFRGGRKAQNRLWLAPLTNQSSHEDGSLSDDELAFLEARAAGGFSVIESCATHVSRDGQGWPGEFGIFDDRLVDDWRRVADAVHAHDALLIPQIFHAGERANTEVSGQQAWSASAHEERDVRAATEADIARVIDDFARATRRAYEAGADGVELHGAHGYLLCQFLSHTRNQRTDRWGGSLQGRSRLIREVMKACRAEVPDDFIIGVRLSPEDFGATIGIDIDESIQTATWLVEDGAQFIHISLWDVFQPSKKYPDTHPLTLFREALPADIPLITAGHIWSLNDALVTLEHGADAVALGRSAIANPDWPRQARQPGFEPRRPPLSPEELRARALGPIFVDYMRNWKGFVS from the coding sequence ATGACCTCCCAGACCTCGCCATCACCTCTTCCCAACCCCGAGATCTCCGACGCCGCCCGCGAGCGCATCTTCTCGCCACTGCACTTTCGGGGCGGGCGCAAGGCTCAGAACCGACTGTGGCTTGCGCCGCTGACCAACCAGTCCAGCCACGAAGATGGATCCCTCTCCGACGACGAGCTGGCCTTTCTCGAAGCCCGCGCCGCCGGCGGGTTTTCGGTCATCGAGTCCTGCGCCACCCACGTCTCACGCGACGGTCAGGGGTGGCCTGGCGAGTTTGGTATCTTCGATGACCGCCTGGTGGACGACTGGAGGCGTGTGGCAGACGCGGTGCACGCGCACGACGCGCTGCTCATCCCGCAGATCTTTCATGCTGGCGAGCGCGCCAACACGGAGGTCTCCGGCCAGCAGGCCTGGTCGGCCAGCGCCCACGAGGAGCGCGACGTGCGTGCGGCCACCGAGGCCGACATCGCGCGCGTCATCGACGACTTCGCCCGGGCCACGCGCCGCGCGTACGAGGCCGGCGCCGACGGCGTGGAGCTGCACGGCGCGCACGGCTACCTGCTCTGCCAGTTTTTGAGCCACACCCGAAACCAGCGCACCGACCGCTGGGGCGGCTCGCTGCAGGGGCGCTCACGGTTGATCCGCGAGGTGATGAAGGCCTGCCGCGCCGAGGTCCCCGACGACTTCATCATCGGCGTGCGCCTCTCGCCAGAAGACTTCGGCGCGACCATCGGCATCGACATCGACGAGTCCATTCAGACCGCAACGTGGCTTGTGGAGGACGGCGCACAGTTCATTCACATCTCATTATGGGACGTCTTCCAGCCCTCCAAAAAGTACCCGGACACCCATCCGCTCACCCTCTTTCGCGAGGCCCTGCCCGCCGACATTCCTCTCATCACGGCCGGCCACATCTGGAGCCTCAACGACGCGCTGGTCACGCTGGAGCACGGCGCCGACGCCGTCGCCCTGGGCCGCTCGGCGATTGCCAACCCCGACTGGCCCCGACAGGCCCGCCAGCCTGGCTTTGAGCCGCGCCGCCCGCCTCTGAGCCCCGAGGAGCTGCGTGCACGCGCGCTCGGTCCGATCTTTGTCGACTACATGCGCAACTGGAAAGGGTTTGTCAGCTGA
- a CDS encoding CoA-acylating methylmalonate-semialdehyde dehydrogenase, with the protein MSELKLSFATRGYEFTPYVQANNWIGGAWKPASTGATQNVINPRHGKSMGKVVDSGAADVAEAYAAAKAALPEWKALPIRERAQVLYKVKELMEANLEELSWLLSHENGKTIGQARGEVLKGIECVEMGASLQNMADGGQLDVSRGVNCKVIHEAVGVVAGIVPFNFPTMVPLWMLPQALVAGNTFILKPSEKVPYGAMRLAEIFKEAGLPDGVLNIVNGGKEAVEAIIDHDGIGAVAFVGSTPIAKLLYARGAETGKKVLGLGGAKNHLVVVPDASPEVTSANVVASYTGCAGQRCMAASVLLAVGNVDHILDDVAEKSRALVVGQDIGAVVSKESRDRIVRYIDEAEAAGATILVDGRGAKVEGSEGYWVGPTIIDGCTPDMACVREEIFGPVLSVIRVDTLDKALDIENASPFGNAACIYTTSGAVAERAINRFEAGMCGVNIGVPVPREPFAFGGWNDSKFGHGDMTGMDGFRFWTRPRKVTVKWELQSDETWMS; encoded by the coding sequence ATGAGCGAGTTGAAACTTTCTTTTGCGACCCGGGGCTACGAGTTTACCCCCTATGTGCAGGCCAATAACTGGATCGGCGGTGCCTGGAAGCCCGCGAGCACCGGTGCGACGCAGAATGTGATCAACCCGCGCCATGGCAAGTCCATGGGCAAGGTGGTTGACTCCGGCGCGGCCGATGTCGCGGAGGCCTACGCGGCGGCGAAGGCGGCGCTGCCGGAGTGGAAGGCGCTTCCGATCCGTGAGCGCGCTCAGGTGCTCTACAAAGTGAAAGAGCTGATGGAGGCCAACCTCGAAGAGCTCTCCTGGCTGCTCTCGCACGAGAACGGCAAGACCATCGGGCAGGCGCGCGGCGAAGTGCTCAAGGGTATCGAGTGCGTGGAGATGGGCGCCTCCCTGCAGAATATGGCCGACGGCGGACAGCTCGATGTCAGCCGCGGGGTCAACTGCAAGGTGATCCACGAGGCGGTGGGTGTGGTCGCCGGCATCGTGCCTTTTAACTTCCCGACGATGGTGCCGCTGTGGATGCTTCCGCAGGCTCTGGTGGCTGGCAACACCTTCATTCTTAAGCCCTCGGAGAAGGTGCCCTACGGGGCGATGCGCCTGGCGGAGATCTTCAAAGAAGCCGGTCTTCCCGACGGGGTGCTCAACATCGTCAACGGCGGCAAAGAAGCTGTGGAGGCGATCATCGACCATGACGGCATTGGTGCGGTGGCCTTTGTGGGCTCCACGCCGATCGCGAAGCTGCTCTACGCCCGGGGCGCCGAGACCGGCAAAAAGGTGCTCGGCCTGGGCGGCGCGAAGAACCACCTGGTGGTCGTGCCCGACGCCTCTCCGGAGGTGACGTCGGCCAACGTTGTCGCCTCGTATACCGGCTGCGCCGGACAGCGCTGCATGGCAGCGTCTGTGCTCCTGGCAGTGGGTAATGTCGATCACATTCTTGACGATGTGGCCGAGAAGTCCCGCGCGCTCGTTGTCGGTCAGGACATCGGTGCGGTTGTCTCGAAAGAGTCGCGCGACCGCATCGTGCGCTACATCGATGAGGCTGAGGCTGCAGGCGCGACGATTCTCGTCGACGGGCGAGGCGCAAAGGTTGAGGGCTCGGAGGGCTACTGGGTCGGGCCGACCATCATCGATGGGTGCACCCCGGATATGGCGTGTGTGCGCGAAGAGATTTTTGGGCCGGTGCTCTCGGTGATTCGTGTCGATACGCTCGATAAGGCGCTCGACATTGAAAACGCCAGCCCCTTCGGCAACGCCGCATGCATTTACACGACCAGCGGCGCGGTGGCGGAGCGAGCCATCAACCGATTTGAGGCCGGGATGTGTGGCGTGAACATCGGCGTGCCCGTGCCGCGTGAGCCCTTCGCGTTTGGCGGCTGGAATGACAGCAAGTTCGGCCACGGCGATATGACCGGCATGGACGGGTTCCGCTTCTGGACGCGTCCGCGCAAGGTCACCGTGAAGTGGGAGCTTCAGTCCGATGAGACCTGGATGTCCTGA
- a CDS encoding NAD(P)-dependent oxidoreductase, whose product MTDGSGLSASPFADYKPPMERGAAMVEANRCLNCYDAPCIRECPTSIDIPGFIKKIASDNLRGSARVILEANILGASCARVCPTEELCEGACVLHDLHEEPIQIGRLQRYATDPVVLGEKALFTAAPSNGRKVACIGAGPASLGCAAELAQLGYEVVVFEKADQPGGLNTYGIADYKMDYATALAEIEWVKQLGVTIRCNTEVGVDVSVASLFEDFDAVFMGVGLGGVSPVGIPGEDLEGSEDALDFIAELKTRPKDDVSLAGKSVAVIGGGNTAIDAVTQASRLGAEKVYMVYRRTRERMGAYAHEQELARKDGGIFVLESMPVEILGEYGRVIGLKCQKTRSDADGRLEPVPGSEFVLDVDRVFRATGQAKRVGFFETIDGLEFDARGKVIADEDGRTSVKGLWTGGDCVSGGKEVVNAVAEGKRAALSIHQTLEGAE is encoded by the coding sequence ATGACTGACGGAAGCGGGCTGAGTGCATCGCCCTTCGCGGATTACAAACCCCCGATGGAGCGCGGCGCGGCGATGGTGGAGGCGAACCGCTGCCTGAACTGCTACGACGCGCCCTGCATCCGGGAGTGCCCGACGAGCATCGACATCCCGGGGTTCATCAAGAAGATCGCCAGCGACAACCTCCGCGGCTCTGCGCGGGTGATTCTGGAGGCCAACATCCTTGGCGCCTCCTGTGCGCGGGTCTGCCCGACCGAGGAGCTCTGCGAGGGGGCGTGCGTGCTGCACGACCTGCACGAGGAGCCGATTCAGATCGGGAGGTTGCAGCGTTACGCCACCGATCCGGTGGTGCTTGGCGAGAAGGCTCTCTTTACGGCGGCGCCTTCCAACGGTCGTAAGGTGGCCTGCATCGGGGCCGGCCCGGCCAGCCTGGGCTGCGCCGCCGAGCTCGCGCAGCTGGGCTATGAGGTTGTGGTCTTTGAGAAGGCCGATCAGCCCGGCGGGCTCAACACCTACGGCATCGCCGATTACAAGATGGATTACGCCACGGCCCTGGCCGAGATCGAATGGGTGAAGCAGCTCGGTGTGACCATCCGCTGCAACACCGAGGTGGGCGTGGACGTCTCGGTGGCCTCGCTCTTTGAAGACTTCGACGCCGTCTTTATGGGCGTGGGCCTGGGCGGGGTCTCGCCAGTGGGCATCCCCGGCGAAGATCTCGAAGGCAGCGAGGATGCGCTCGACTTCATCGCCGAGCTCAAAACTCGCCCCAAAGACGACGTCTCTCTCGCAGGAAAGAGCGTGGCGGTGATCGGCGGGGGCAACACCGCGATTGACGCCGTGACCCAGGCCAGCCGTCTGGGCGCGGAGAAGGTCTATATGGTGTACCGCCGCACCCGAGAGCGCATGGGAGCCTACGCCCATGAGCAGGAACTCGCGCGTAAGGATGGCGGCATCTTCGTGCTCGAGTCGATGCCCGTGGAGATCCTCGGAGAGTACGGCCGTGTCATTGGTCTGAAGTGCCAGAAGACACGCAGCGACGCCGATGGACGGCTTGAGCCTGTGCCCGGCTCGGAGTTTGTGCTCGATGTCGATCGGGTCTTTCGTGCCACCGGCCAGGCCAAACGCGTGGGCTTCTTTGAGACCATCGACGGTCTGGAGTTCGACGCGCGGGGCAAAGTCATCGCCGATGAGGACGGCCGCACCAGCGTCAAAGGGCTGTGGACCGGAGGAGACTGCGTCAGCGGCGGCAAAGAAGTCGTTAACGCCGTTGCCGAAGGAAAACGCGCCGCATTGAGCATCCACCAAACCCTTGAAGGAGCCGAGTGA
- a CDS encoding DUF1801 domain-containing protein: protein MSLKTQPTDQNPAEVLNAVEDPKRREDCLRLLEIFEEEVGAPAVMWGDAIVGFGTYHYVYKSGREGDWMLAGFSPRKRNISLYIMSGFEGAEDIMGRLGKHKTGKSCLYINKLADIDEGALRELIQRSLTDLKNTYETTPA from the coding sequence ATGTCACTGAAAACACAACCCACCGACCAGAACCCCGCCGAAGTCCTCAACGCCGTCGAAGATCCGAAGCGCCGCGAGGATTGCCTGCGCCTGCTCGAAATCTTTGAAGAGGAAGTCGGCGCCCCGGCGGTGATGTGGGGCGACGCCATCGTGGGTTTTGGCACCTACCACTACGTCTACAAAAGCGGCCGCGAGGGCGACTGGATGCTGGCGGGGTTCTCGCCACGTAAACGCAACATCTCCCTCTACATCATGTCGGGCTTTGAGGGCGCAGAAGACATTATGGGCCGCCTGGGCAAACACAAGACGGGCAAATCCTGCCTCTACATCAACAAGCTCGCGGACATCGATGAGGGCGCCCTGCGCGAGCTCATTCAACGCTCCCTGACGGACCTTAAGAATACCTACGAGACGACGCCTGCATGA